One Triticum dicoccoides isolate Atlit2015 ecotype Zavitan chromosome 4B, WEW_v2.0, whole genome shotgun sequence genomic window carries:
- the LOC119292338 gene encoding transmembrane and coiled-coil domain-containing protein 4-like, producing MAAALLTPTQRYAAGALLALALRQAQIHQSVLLGSPPTSAADDEERASSASGGSGTGSSSSAGGSGEDAEAAAKGLWTHDSRGLLRPVFRFLEIDPAAWPGLEETAASPEAKHHIGAFLRMIFEEDPESTSEKSDQEHALAKGVDVMVMSLSSDTAIDETTKEGDQGPSTSSGMAGSSEKGFAAEDLLGIDKLSLDDVPATHHRKMTLLFTLLSACVADKPVSQEEDDRKSSHFRKGYDARHRVALRLLATWLDVKWVKMEAIEVMVACSAMAAAKEQEQSGENASPKSKWAKWKRGGIIGAAALTGGALLAITGGLAAPAIAAGFGALAPTLGTIMPVIGASGFAAMATAAGSVAGSVAVAASFGAAGAGLTGTKMARRIGSVKEFEFKPIGENHNQGRLAVGILVSGFAFDEEDYIRPWEGWKDNLERYILQWESKHIIAVSTAIQDWLTSRLALELMKQGAMRTVLSGFLAAFAWPATLLAATDFIDSKWSVAIDRSDKAGKMLAEVLMKGSQGNRPVTLIGFSLGARVIFKCLQELALSSDNEGLVERVVLLGAPVSVKGERWEPARKMVAGRFVNVYSKDDWILGVTFRASLLTQGLAGIQAVDVPGVENVDVTELVDGHSSYLSAAQLILKHLELNTYYPVFVPLPTAVSK from the exons ATggcggcggcgctgctgacgccgacgCAGCGCTACGCGGCGGGGGCGCTGCTGGCGCTCGCGCTCCGCCAGGCGCAGATCCACCAGTCCGTCCTCCTCGGCTCCCCCCCTACCTCCGCCGCGGACGACGAGGAGCGCGCCAGCAGCGCCAGCGGCGGCAGCGGCACCGGCAGCAGCAGCTCCGCCGGCGGCAGCGGGGAGgacgccgaagccgccgccaaggggCTCTGGACGCACGACTcccgcggcctcctccgccccgtcTTCAG GTTCCTGGAGATCGACCCGGCGGCGTGGCCGGGGCTGGAGGAGACGGCGGCCTCGCCGGAGGCCAAGCACCACATCGGCGCG TTCCTGAGGATGATCTTCGAAGAAGACCCCGAGAGCACATCGGAGAAATCCGACCAGGAACACGCCTTGGCAAAAGGAGTCGATGTGATGGTGATGAGCTTGAGCAGCGACACTGCAATTGATGAAACAACCAAAGAGGGTGATCAGGGGCCTTCCACTAGCTCCGGCATGGCCGGGTCCTCAGAGAAAGGCTTCGCCGCCGAGGACTTGCTGGGAATCGATAAGTTGTCCCTGGACGATGTTCCTGCCACCCATCACCGGAAGATGACGCTGCTGTTTACGCTCCTCTCTGCCTGCGTGGCAGACAAGCCCGTgtcgcaagaggaagacgacaggaagtCCTCTCACTTCAGGAAGGGCTACGACGCTCGGCATCGGGTCGCTCTTCGGTTACTAGCAACTTGGCTTGATGTGAAGTGGGTCAAAATG GAAGCCATCGAGGTTATGGTCGCATGCTCTGCTATGGCAGCAGCAAAAGAGCAGGAACAGTCAGGGGAAAACGCGTCGCCCAAAAGCAAATGGGCGAAATGGAAGCGTGGAGGAATCATTGGTGCAGCTGCATTGACCGGAGGAGCATTACTGGCTATTACTGGGG GTTTAGCTGCTCCAGCAATCGCTGCAGGATTTGGTGCTCTTGCTCCGACGCTGGGCACAATTATGCCTGTTATCGGAGCCAGTGGATTTGCTGCTATGGCTACTGCTGCGGGATCTGTTGCTGGCTCTGTGGCAGTGGCTGCATCATTTGGGG CTGCTGGAGCTGGCTTGACGGGCACCAAAATGGCAAGAAGGATTGGGAGTGTAAAAGAATTTGAGTTCAAACCGATTGGTGAGAACCATAATCAGGGT CGTCTTGCGGTGGGCATCTTGGTTTCTGGATTTGCCTTTGATGAGGAAGACTACATTAGACCTTGGGAAGGATGGAAGGATAACCTAGAAAG GTACATTCTTCAGTGGGAGTCTAAGCATATAATTGCTGTGAGTACAGCAATACAAGATTGGCTGACATCAA GACTTGCTCTGGAACTGATGAAGCAAGGTGCGATGAGAACAGTCTTAAGTGGTTTTCTTGCAGCGTTTGCGTGGCCCGCTACTCTGCTTGCAGCTACGGATTTCATTGATAGTAAATGGTCTGTTGCTATTGACAG ATCAGATAAGGCAGGGAAAATGCTTGCTGAAGTACTTATGAAGGGATCACAAGGGAACAG GCCTGTGACCCTCATTGGGTTTTCACTAGGCGCGCGTGTCATATTCAAGTGCTTGCAGGAGCTTGCTTTATCAAGCGACAACG AGGGGCTTGTCGAGAGGGTTGTGCTCCTAGGCGCGCCGGTTTCGGTGAAGGGCGAACGGTGGGAGCCTGCTAGGAAG ATGGTTGCTGGAAGGTTTGTGAACGTGTACTCCAAAGATGACTGGATTCTTGGTGTAACCTTCCGCGCAAG TCTACTCACGCAAGGATTGGCTGGGATACAGGCCGTCGATGTCCCTGGCGTCGAAAAC GTTGATGTCACCGAGCTCGTCGATGGCCACTCTTCGTACCTGTCGGCCGCGCAGCTGATCCTGAAGCACCTTGAACTAAACACATACTATCCTGTCTTCGTCCCCCTACCAACGGCAGTTAGCAAGTAA